The following is a genomic window from Miscanthus floridulus cultivar M001 chromosome 14, ASM1932011v1, whole genome shotgun sequence.
AGGAAAAGTGCATGTACTTCTTATTATTATATTGTTTCTCTAAATTTCTAGCTGGCATTTCAGTTCTTACCACCATAGATTATGCAAAACGCCTATTTGTGCCAACAAATTTATAGCAAAAAACTCATGCACTTCTCAATATTCTTTTCCTATAAGTACAACCATTCCTTTCACTTATTGTTTCTCTTAATCTCTAGCTAGCATTTCAGTTCATACCACCACAGATTATGCAAAACATCATATGACGCCCATTGTTTTGTAGGAAAAGTGCATGTACTTCTTATTTTTATATTGTTTCTCTTAATTTATAGCTGGCATTTCAGTTCTTACCACCACAAATTATGCAAAACGCCTATTTGTGCCAGCAAATTTACAGCAAAAACTCATGCACTTCTCACTATTCTTTTCCTATAAGTACAACCATTCCTTGCACATACGGCCCCAACATTAGCACAAAGAACATAATAGACTACTGATTTTACAATGAAAAGGGAGACAGTGCCTTCATGGCTAGAAATATTACTTGCGACACAATTCTTTACAACTTGTGCAAACCATCTTCTTGCTAGTCGCAACGAGTGTAACCTATTTTGCACCCAGTGTGAGGCTACACCAGCTGCTTTCTGCAGCTACTGCCGTTCAAGTGATCATTCCACTCATCGTGTAATCCAGGTAAGAAATGTGTAGTTGTGTAGTCAATGGAAAGGTAAAACATTTCATATATCATACAATCAAAACTGTACAATTTGGATgtttttcttttgtttcttctTATGTCACCTCACAATTAGGAAACGTTATAAAACTTTACATTAAATGTGTTCTAAATTTGGGTGTATAAAAATATTAATTCATAGGCCATGGGTCCTTTGAGCAAGCACACACATATGATCTATGAAAGGATGGCAGTATTTAAGTTTCAAATAATTGGTTGTTTCAGATAAGGCGATCATCCTACCATGATGTTGTGAGGGTTTCAGAGATTCAAGACATCCTTGATATTAGTGATGTGCAAACTTATGTAATCAATAGTGCAAGGGTCGTATTCTTGAATGAGCGCCGACAACCGCGTGCTTCTAGTGTCCCCATTTGCAAGGCACCTTTGTCATCAACACATAGCTGTGAGACATGCGGTCGTGCTCTACTTGATGCATTTCGCTTCTGCTCTCTTGGATGCAATGTAAGTTATCACAAACTATCTAAGCATGTTATTTTCTAAAAAGCACAAAAATAAGAAATAAGTTTCATAATTGATGGATCGCATATATCTAATAAAATCCTTACCTTTTACAGCTTAGAGGCTTAAATATGGAAATGAGTACGCCAGCTATGGTTGAAAACAGCCCTCAATCCAATGGTAAGGATCATGTGACTAGGATCGATGATGTTGGTTCAAGTACTACAAGTGACAAAGATAGCTGCAATGACAAGAACAACGAAGAACCACCACCAAAAAGGGTTGCTCGTCACAGACGCAAGGGAATTCCCCAACGTGCGCCGTTCTTCTAATGTGAAGCTCATGACAATATCCATTAAATGTTGGGGCAAAtaagatgagagaacatttgtcATGGGTACAATAAATGAATGAATGAAAGACCCCAATTGTAAGTAGGGTTGATTTCTTCAAATTGCGAGCCTTTCAAAAACATTTTACTAgtcgattttttttctaaaaattgttgATTTTTCCACGgattgaattgtataattatggatcaaaatggctaaattgttgatctgaaaataggggtaaaacacaaatatcaaaataacaaaataggagtaaaaatgcATAGGCAAAGTAGTCCTTTTATCtaaaagttaacaccgttagaGACATTTCACATTGTAGTGGTAAAGTCTCTTTTCGTTTTGAAATTGTATAGGTAAAATTACAAAGTTAAAAAAACGAGAGTAATTTCACCCTTCGCTTCAGAACAGGCGTAGAAACGCTTAAGCCCCTTTTACTTACGTACCGGCAACGATACTTCTGTTACTTCCAAGTCTAAAATTACTGACATGCGTTGGAAGGAAGAATCGAATCCATTTCTGCGAAGAATCAGTAGAAACGGTTCCAAACGGGTTTCCAGCGCAAAGAATTGAAGCGGCACCGATCCCCCTTCCTTCAATGAGTGTCGAAACGGCCATGGTGGTTTCGCACCGATTCGCTGTCCATTCTGATGATATGCCCATTCGTTAAAAATTACCACAACTGCCATCGCACCGAGAGAGCTCCCGACACCTCGGACATCAGGATGCGCCGCCTCCTCCGTGCCTCTCCCCCGAGGCTCCGACGGCCTCCTCCCCTGACGGCGACCGCGCGCCCTCCCTTGGCGACCTCCTCTGTGCCGCTCCCCCATCGACGGCCCCTCTGCTGACGGCGACCGCGCGCCGCCACCACCTCTCTGCCCCCTCCTCGCGCACGCGCGTACGCGTGAAGCACGCTGCCCAGCTGCGCACTGCCGCAACGAAGCCGACCGCGAGCGCCGAGCACCTGGCCGTGCGGCTCTGCTATGCTCTGCTCGGTGAAGCCAAGCAAGGCTTATTTTGCCCTATGATAACTCAAGAAAATATCATCATATATAAAGGGCATTTCGGTATATTCCACCACATTTACCTCTACTCTGAATCCTGGCAGACATACGAACGGTTCCGGCGAGTGATTTTGTTGAAATGTTTCTCCAGAGAATACGATGTTGAAATGTTTCTCCagagaatttgaatttgaatttaaaatgttTCTCCTAGAATTTGGATCCCTACCA
Proteins encoded in this region:
- the LOC136502576 gene encoding protein RGF1 INDUCIBLE TRANSCRIPTION FACTOR 1-like, with amino-acid sequence MKRETVPSWLEILLATQFFTTCANHLLASRNECNLFCTQCEATPAAFCSYCRSSDHSTHRVIQIRRSSYHDVVRVSEIQDILDISDVQTYVINSARVVFLNERRQPRASSVPICKAPLSSTHSCETCGRALLDAFRFCSLGCNLRGLNMEMSTPAMVENSPQSNGKDHVTRIDDVGSSTTSDKDSCNDKNNEEPPPKRVARHRRKGIPQRAPFF